DNA sequence from the Vicia villosa cultivar HV-30 ecotype Madison, WI linkage group LG3, Vvil1.0, whole genome shotgun sequence genome:
CTCGAATTCCAAGTACCGTCGTTGAAGACAATTTCGTTCCTTCGCAACCAAAGGTTCCACAATGTAGCTAACCAAACCATACCCGTTTTAGTGCTTTTGACTCTCTTCGCACGACAAAAGGAACTCCAAGTCAAAAAGCTTTCTTTTAAATCTACTCCTAACTTAAACGGTATCCCAATCCACTCGGCAATTTCCCTCCAACCATTCCGGCATACCGACAAAAGAGGAAAGAGTGAAGAATAGATTCATTGCAATTGTCACAGAACACACAATCATGATTCGAAGTATTGGAAAGAATACCTTTGCGCCAAAGTGAGTCCTTTGTTGGAACTTTATTGTGGAAACATCTCCAACCAAAAAACCTCACTTTCAAAGGTACATCAACCTTCCAAATATCCTTAAAAGCCGAATCGAATCTATTAATCGGGCCAAAAGGAATAGAATTTTTGCAAAGTGAAAGGTAACAGGAAGCTACCGTGAAAATTCCGTCTGGGACCAACTTCCAAACAGCGACGTCCGGTTTAAATTCAGTCAGCTCAGCCGCGGTTAGAGCAGCAAGAAGGCACTGGAGCTGCTGGGCGTGAGCAGTCCTTCCGTTTCGCTCCGTCTGAACATTTGCAGTGCTGGCCGTAAGCACCTGAGCAGCGTTTCTGACCTGTTCCGTAGCAGTGCCTGCTGTAGCATCAATTAAAATGCTGGCTGCATTGTGCTGAATAGCAGGAAACAAAACAGCATCATGTTCCAATTCTTCATTCACTCCCATTTGCTGATTATGAGCTTGCCCGGTGGGGATGCCTAAATCTCCCCAAAGCCATTCCCCATTATTCCATCCACCCATGGCGCCAATAGAAACGTCTTGCAACTTGGAGTAATTGAAAAGATTTGCGAACCGATCTTTTAAAGAGCCGTCCTCCAACCAATGGGATTTTCAAAAGGAAATAGAGTGCCCATCTCCCacctgaaaaagaaaatggtTAGTAAAAAAATTTTCCGGAAGATCTTTCCCCAACGAGATTAAATCCGCCCACCACGCCGAAGTCTTTCTTCCCTTCTTAACACTCGGATTGTCATGACTCAATCTAATATTCACATCTTCATAACGCGCTTTGAGCAATCTATACCATAATTCTTTAGTTGCTCCATAAATCCTCCAATGCCATTTCAAAAGAAGTGCTTTATTAAAGAGGTCCAACCTTCTAAATCCGAGACCACCTTTCTCCACCGGCAAACACAACTCATTCCACTTAACCCAATGCACTTTCCTTTTTTCCTCTACCCCTCCCCATAAGAATTTGCTTTGAATTCTATTAATCTCCGCTATCACTTTCTTCGGAGCCTTGTAAAAAGAGAGAGTGAAATCGCCAAACTACTTAAGATTGATTTTATAAGAGTAATCCTCCCACCAAAACTAAGCCACCGCCCTTTCCAAGAATTCAATTTCCTCCTAACATTGTTCAAAAGAGGGTTCCAAGTAGAGATTCTTCTAGGATTTGCACcgataagaataccaagaaatttgaacTCTTTTGCTTCCTCCCTACAATTAAGGAAATTAGTAGCAACTCCCATGAAGTGCGAATTTATGTTAACACCAATCAATTTGCTCTTATGGTAGTTAATCCTTAAACCCGAGACCAATTCAAAACTCCGCAACACTGCCTTAATAGCCCAAAGATGATTCCAACTTCCGTCACCAATTAGAAGCGTATCATCGGCGAATTGGAGAATGTCAATGAAACACTTTCCATTGACGTTAAACCCAACAAAATCCCCATTATCAACCGCCCTTCCGACCAAAGCCTTTAATCCTTCTGCCACTAtaacaaaaaggaaaggagataTAGGATCTCCTTGACGAAGACCCTTTTCCACCGTGAATTCTTTCGTTGGACTACCGTTCACTAACACCGACATCTTGCTAGTGAAAACTAGCgcttccatccacttcatccataATTCCCCGAACCCCATCCTTCTCAACATGTGCCTAAGAAAGTTCCAACTCACTTTGTCGTATGCTTTTTCAAAATCGACCTTGAAAAGAAGACATTCTTTTCTTTCCTTACTAGCAAAGTCAACTAACTCGTTTGCTATTACCACACCGTCCATCATTTGTCTCCCCGGAACAAAAGCATTTTGACAATTAGAAATGATGTGAGGAAGAACCTTCTTGATCCTACTAGCCAAGACTTTAGAAACAATTTTGTGAATGCATCCGATAAGGCAAATAGGCCGGTAATCATCTAAAGCTAAAGGATTGTCACTCTTAGGAATAAGAGCAATGAAAGATGATGTTATACACTTGGACAACACCGCTCCGGATAAGAAACTCTTGAAACAAGCAAAAACATCTTCTTTTAAAAAAGACCAACATTTCTTGACAAAAAGAAGCGATATTCCATCCGGTCCCATACTCTTAGAACCATCACAACTCCAAACCGCCTCCTTTATTTCTTCTATCGTAAGCCTCTAAAgaacaagattgatcttcattcAAAGATCCAATAGCAACATCTTCCAATAGAGGTCTTTCGAAACACTCCTCCTTAAACTTGCATTCGAAATGATTCTTCACCCTATCCTTCACCTCATTAACCGTAGCAACAACCCCTTCATTAGAATCTAACAAGCAAATGCGGTTCATGCGCCTTCTTTCCTTCACCGAGTTATGAAAGTATCTACTATTATCATCCCCATCATTTAACCACCTCATCCTACTTTTTTGAATCAACATGTTCTCCTTGAGTTTAAGGTTGAACCATATATTCTTTGACGCCTTGACCTTATTCAAATGAATCTCTTCCTCCCACACCTCCCTATCGTCCCATTTGTTTAATTCTTTCACATTCTCTTCTATCTCCAAATCAATtttcccaaaaatatttttttcccaCCACTTCAATCTCTCTTTAATCAAACGaaatttctccttcaaaacaaaatctcccCTCCCTTGAACTTTAATTCCCTCCCATTCCTTCTTAACAAAGTCAAAGAAATTCTTGTCattaaaccattcattattgaacttGAAAGGTTTTGGCCCCCAATCCTCCTTATCCACCATCAACCACACCGGACAATGATCGGAAATATCTCTCATTCCTATCCATTGACCAACCACCCCCCAAGATGAGATAATATTGTTGGAAATAAGAAATCTATCGATTCTACTCTTCGACTTTCCATCTCCACTAAACCAAGAGAATCTCTTGCCCTTGCAAGGCACATCAACAAGCCCCGTTTCTTCAATGAAATCCGAAAAGTCTTTCCATTTGGCATTGCCATTTCTAGAAGAAATACCACATCTCTCACTCCTCTTTTTAACCGCATTAAAATCTCCTGCTACTATCCATTCTCCGTcttgatatttattttttaacactaaCAACCGGTTCCATAAAATTCGTTTCTGAGACAAAGTGCAATCAGAATAGACATTAACCACATAATAAATTGCTCCTTTCCACAAAACCTTTGTTCCTAGAAAACCCGGGCCCGAAAAACTAGCCTCCACTGAAACAGTTTTAGAATTCCATATAGACAGTAAACCACCAGATGAACCTTCCGAAGCTGTAAAAGAAAAAGCCATTTCTTCCTCACCCCACAAGCTTTTAACCAGCGAGTCACTAACCTctttcaattttgtttcttgtaaGAGAAAAAAAGCAGCCCTCCCATTTGTTATTAAACTTCTGATCTTCTTCCTTTTAATTAGGCTACCTCCCCCCCTAATATTAAAGCTTCCAACAATCATTTGCAACAATTAAGTGTCCCCTTCCTGCCTTCATTACCATTACTTCCCCTTGACAAAACTTCCACTGATTTGTTCTTAACAGAATTCCCAGCAAGATTTAGAACGACCCCTAACTTGTCTATTTCAAAATTCAACCTATCGTTACCGCAACTACCAAAGTTAGAGAGAGTTCTAGTATTGCATCTAACTATATCAGATTCAACAGGCTGAGTGTCAAAAAACGGAGTTTCAATACAATCACTAGAATTACTCAGATTGGTGCTGCCGCAGAGAGGGGGGTTGAGAGATAAAATCTGGTTATCAGCATCCAACGCAAGAGAAACGGGCTCCAGAATTGTTTTGGAATTTACGgcaatttgtttctttttcttattgGACTTGCATGCTCCACTTCCACTGGTCCCACCCAGCCCATtaagagatttgaaaacagacTTTTTCTTAAAGACTTTCTTACCCTCCACAGTTCTTTCCACGTCATCCAAAAGTGTAACACCACACGACTTTCTCTGTTTTGAGATATTAGCATAAATGCTTGCAGACTCTGTGTCCCTACCAAACTGCTTACAATTTTCTCCACGCCTCGACTGTTGCGTCCTTGAAAAGGAATTAGCAGAAGAACTTTCATGAAAAAGTTTCTGATTGTCCATTTCCTTCTTTTTTAACTCTAGAATGGCTTGTATTGCTTTATCAAAAGATGAGCCTATTCCTAATGTAGCTGACTCTACGGCAGTATAATTATTATCCCTAGGAACTCCGAAAACTTCTCTGCTCCTGCTGTACGACGGCTGAACAAGTCCTTTGCCGTGAGAAAAAAAAATTTCTTCGCCAGACCGATTCTCCCCCGCCATATCCTTTTCTTTGCCATCCACCAGAACATCGAACTCATCTTGTTGCTCCTTCCCTTCATGAAAATCATTACCTTCGAACTCAGAGGCTGCCCCAAAGGTTTCCAAATCATAATCGGAAGAGGAAAAAGAACCACCGTTAGACACATCTAGTTTTTTTCTCTAGAACCCTTACTGGTCCATAAGTGTCTTCCCGTAGCACCAAAGAGAAGTTTTCTCCATCAACTGAAAAAACCATCTGTTCCTTTAAAACAAAGTTAAAAGGAACCCTAACCATTATCCTTGCTATGTCCAGATTTGTAGCAGCACTAGTGTTATCATCAACACAGACGAACTTGCCCAAAAGATTAGCGATTTTCTCAAAGAACTCACTGCACCAAGCTTGACATGGCACTCCATACAGCCTCACCCACATAACTCTCTCCGAATCAACGTCATTTGTTTGCCATGGTCTAATGTTCTTGAACCATTGCTTCCACCACCATTTTCCTTCCTCTAGAAGTTCCTTGATTAAACCTTCTTCCATCTCCTCCAACAAACAAAGATTCGCGCCCATTGGATGAACTCTTATGGAGAAAAATCCTTCCATCTCCATATGCGTTTGAATGTTGTATGACTCTCCTGAAAAAACCACC
Encoded proteins:
- the LOC131659881 gene encoding uncharacterized protein LOC131659881, which encodes MAFSFTASEGSSGGLLSIWNSKTVSVEASFSGPGFLGTKVLWKGAIYYVVNVYSDCTLSQKRILWNRLLVLKNKYQDGEWIVAGDFNAVKKRSERCGISSRNGNAKWKDFSDFIEETGLVDVPCKGKRFSWFSGDGKSKSRIDRFLISNNIISSWGVVGQWIGMRDISDHCPVWLMVDKEDWGPKPFKFNNEWFNDKNFFDFVKKEWEGIKVQGRGDFVLKEKFRLIKERLKWWEKNIFGKIDLEIEENVKELNKWDDREVWEEEIHLNKVKASKNIWFNLKLKENMLIQKSRMRWLNDGDDNSRYFHNSVKERRRMNRICLLDSNEGVVATVNEVKDRVKNHFECKFKEECFERPLLEDVAIGSLNEDQSCSLEAYDRRNKGGGLEL